In the Holophagales bacterium genome, one interval contains:
- a CDS encoding ParA family protein — MKRLAVANQKGGVGKTTTAISLAAALAILEKRVLLVDFDPQGNTTGGLGIDKGELERTVYDWILGNASWSEVARTTALPLLTLVPASRELVGAEIELVNVENREYLLAGRLDALEDDFDYVIVDCPPSLGLLTLNALTAVDGVIVPIQCEYYALEGVSELVATIERVRENLNPRLGIAGVVATMWDERLNLSRQVLDEIRRYFGAAFLEPAVPRNVRLGEAPSFGKPIFLYDIRSRGAEAYLAIARELLRRDLAGGNGGKP, encoded by the coding sequence GTGAAACGTCTTGCGGTGGCGAACCAGAAGGGGGGGGTGGGCAAGACGACGACGGCGATCAGTCTCGCCGCCGCCCTCGCGATCCTCGAGAAACGGGTCCTCCTGGTCGACTTCGACCCGCAAGGGAACACGACGGGCGGCCTCGGGATCGACAAAGGGGAGCTCGAGAGGACCGTCTACGACTGGATTCTCGGCAACGCGTCCTGGAGCGAGGTCGCGCGGACGACGGCGCTCCCGCTTCTGACCCTCGTTCCCGCCTCCCGCGAGCTCGTCGGGGCCGAGATCGAGCTCGTGAACGTCGAGAACCGGGAGTACCTCCTCGCCGGGAGGCTCGACGCCCTCGAGGACGACTTCGACTACGTCATAGTCGACTGTCCCCCGTCCCTCGGGCTCCTGACCCTGAACGCCCTCACGGCCGTCGACGGGGTCATCGTTCCGATCCAGTGCGAGTACTACGCGCTCGAGGGGGTCTCAGAGCTCGTCGCGACGATCGAGAGGGTTCGCGAGAACCTGAATCCCCGCCTCGGAATCGCCGGGGTCGTCGCGACCATGTGGGACGAGCGGTTGAACCTGTCCCGCCAGGTCCTGGACGAGATCCGCCGGTACTTCGGCGCCGCCTTCCTCGAACCCGCGGTGCCCCGGAACGTGCGCCTCGGGGAGGCCCCGTCGTTCGGAAAGCCGATCTTTCTCTACGACATCCGATCCCGCGGGGCGGAGGCGTATCTCGCCATCGCGCGAGAGCTCCTGCGGCGCGACCTCGCCGGGGGGAACGGAGGGAAGCCGTGA
- the atpF gene encoding F0F1 ATP synthase subunit B: protein MPASLLARLLAGGAEGPATFLGLPYPFWQTLNFLAFIALLVWLLRKPLGQFFEKRRLDVAETLRKAEEDRDRAQTLAREVGERLVKIEAEIEALRLHAREQAVAEEKEIAARAVEESERVVARTRAELDARVRSARNELTAYAADLAVELARELVVKNVTPDDQTRLVAEGVKNLAGDAR, encoded by the coding sequence ATGCCGGCCTCGCTGCTCGCGCGTCTCCTTGCCGGCGGAGCGGAGGGCCCGGCCACCTTCCTCGGCCTTCCCTACCCCTTCTGGCAGACGCTGAACTTCCTCGCGTTCATCGCGCTCCTCGTCTGGCTCCTCCGCAAGCCGCTGGGGCAGTTCTTCGAGAAGCGGCGCCTCGACGTCGCCGAAACGCTGCGCAAGGCGGAAGAAGACCGCGACCGGGCCCAGACTCTGGCCCGGGAGGTCGGCGAGCGCCTCGTGAAGATCGAAGCCGAGATCGAGGCGCTCAGGCTCCACGCGCGGGAGCAGGCCGTGGCGGAGGAGAAGGAGATCGCCGCCCGGGCCGTCGAGGAGAGCGAGCGGGTCGTCGCGCGCACGCGCGCAGAGCTCGACGCCAGGGTGCGGTCGGCGCGAAACGAGCTCACGGCCTACGCTGCGGACCTCGCCGTCGAGCTCGCCCGGGAGCTCGTCGTGAAGAACGTGACGCCCGACGACCAGACGAGACTCGTCGCCGAAGGCGTCAAGAACCTCGCCGGAGACGCCCGATGA
- the bshC gene encoding bacillithiol biosynthesis BshC: protein MTVALERLPGIPRLALGHATGEPDVTRFLGERATAPAIAARAAAVLEAFSPRGGADPALAELAAGRRAGVFTGQQAGLLTGPLLTTVKALAAVKIAEALTPLGTDLSPVFWCATEDHDLVEVTRVPLPGPDGAQEEGPDPEPLSRNRRPVGALPIEVDVAALLERARSGTGALADEESLAALRAAHEGASYREAFVASLSWLLDEPSLLFADAARPEEKPILVPLAVRLVRERAEVRRLLAGRAAQLAAAGHAPQVVSESESLPLFALVDGERLLLRERDGRLELKGRDGERFDAEDVVARFESGEWLPSFSALTRPLAASTLYPVAATVLGPAELAYWAQMLPLFEWAGIVPPVLVARPMAALVTASERRSLEKLGLGLGDLFAGTDALLAARGAAREGALLADLAGVRDAALAALADLAPRLAAVEPGLGKPLETTRENLRFSLDKLLERTRAAAGRANETEARQLRRLASALAPGGRPAERVYGPLPWLLRYGRAGLVGPLREQLRWDVAGLQEIVL from the coding sequence GTGACGGTCGCGCTCGAGCGTCTCCCTGGAATCCCGCGCCTCGCGCTCGGCCACGCCACCGGCGAGCCCGACGTGACGCGGTTCCTCGGCGAGAGGGCCACGGCGCCCGCGATCGCGGCGCGCGCCGCGGCCGTCCTCGAAGCGTTCTCTCCCCGCGGCGGCGCCGACCCGGCCCTCGCGGAGCTCGCCGCCGGCCGCCGTGCCGGGGTCTTCACGGGTCAGCAGGCCGGCCTCCTGACGGGGCCGCTCCTGACGACGGTCAAGGCCCTCGCGGCGGTGAAGATCGCCGAAGCCCTGACGCCGCTGGGAACGGACCTCTCGCCCGTCTTCTGGTGCGCCACGGAGGACCACGACCTCGTCGAGGTGACGCGGGTCCCACTTCCGGGACCCGACGGCGCCCAGGAAGAGGGGCCCGATCCGGAGCCCCTCTCGAGGAACAGGCGGCCGGTCGGGGCGCTCCCGATCGAGGTCGACGTCGCGGCCCTCCTCGAGCGGGCGCGCTCCGGAACGGGCGCCCTTGCCGACGAGGAGAGCCTCGCTGCGCTGCGGGCAGCGCACGAGGGGGCGTCCTACCGCGAAGCCTTCGTCGCCTCCCTCTCCTGGCTCCTCGACGAGCCCTCGCTCCTCTTCGCCGACGCAGCGCGGCCGGAAGAGAAGCCCATCCTCGTGCCGCTCGCCGTCCGCCTCGTCCGTGAAAGAGCCGAAGTGCGCCGGCTCCTCGCCGGGCGCGCCGCCCAGCTCGCGGCGGCTGGTCACGCGCCGCAGGTCGTCTCGGAGTCGGAGTCCCTCCCGCTCTTCGCCCTCGTCGACGGCGAGCGCCTCCTCCTGCGCGAGAGGGACGGCCGGCTGGAGCTCAAGGGGCGCGACGGAGAGCGGTTCGACGCGGAGGACGTCGTCGCGCGATTCGAGTCGGGAGAGTGGCTCCCGTCGTTCTCGGCGCTCACGAGGCCGCTGGCGGCCTCGACGCTCTATCCCGTGGCGGCCACGGTCCTCGGCCCGGCCGAGCTCGCGTACTGGGCGCAGATGCTTCCCCTCTTCGAATGGGCCGGGATCGTCCCGCCGGTGCTCGTGGCGCGGCCGATGGCCGCGCTCGTGACCGCCTCCGAGCGTCGATCCCTCGAGAAGCTCGGCCTCGGGCTCGGGGACCTCTTCGCCGGGACCGACGCCCTCCTCGCGGCGCGGGGCGCCGCCCGCGAGGGAGCCCTCCTCGCGGACCTCGCGGGAGTCCGTGACGCCGCGCTCGCAGCCCTCGCGGACCTGGCTCCGCGCCTCGCGGCCGTGGAACCCGGGCTGGGCAAGCCGCTCGAGACGACGCGCGAGAACCTCCGCTTCAGCCTCGACAAGCTCCTCGAGCGGACCCGCGCGGCGGCGGGCCGCGCGAACGAGACCGAGGCCCGGCAGCTTCGCCGCCTCGCCTCCGCGCTCGCCCCGGGCGGCCGTCCCGCCGAACGCGTCTACGGCCCGCTCCCGTGGCTCCTGAGGTACGGACGCGCGGGCCTCGTCGGGCCCCTGAGGGAGCAGCTCCGCTGGGACGTGGCGGGCCTGCAGGAGATCGTGCTGTGA
- a CDS encoding F0F1 ATP synthase subunit alpha, with protein sequence MTDISAREITQLIKAQLAGLDRGIDTAEVGTVLSVGDGIARVYGLDKVMAGELLEFPNDVFGLALNLEEEDVGCVLMGDTSKIREGHEVRRTKRIISVPVGPAVIGRVVDPLGQPLDGKGPIEAAAYYPNERIAPGVVDRQPVKEPMQTGLKAIDAMIPIGRGQRELIIGDRQTGKTSVALDAIINQKGKGVVCIYVAIGQKSSTVAQVVQTLEANGAMEHTIIVAASASDPAPLQYIAPYAGCAMGEYFQFTGKDGKPASKDNPGGHVLVIYDDLSKQAASYREISLLLRRPPGREAYPGDVFYLHSRLLERASKLNDELGGGSLTALPIIETQANDVSAYIPTNVISITDGQIFLESDLFYAGQRPAINVGISVSRVGGSAQVRAMRTVSGTLRLDLAQYRELAAFAQFGSDLDKATQSQLNRGKRLTEILKQNVFVPMDVALQVASVFAGTKGFLDDLRVEAVLPFEKVLHRYLTSERTALLDEVRVAKKMTKELEEGLAAAVSEAKKLFLADNPSAKA encoded by the coding sequence ATGACCGACATCAGCGCACGCGAAATCACGCAGCTCATCAAGGCGCAGCTCGCCGGGCTCGACCGCGGCATCGACACCGCCGAGGTCGGGACCGTCCTCTCCGTCGGCGACGGCATCGCCCGCGTCTACGGCCTCGACAAGGTCATGGCGGGCGAGCTCCTGGAGTTTCCCAACGACGTCTTCGGTCTCGCCCTGAACCTCGAGGAGGAAGACGTCGGCTGCGTCCTCATGGGCGACACGTCGAAGATCCGCGAGGGGCACGAGGTCCGCCGGACGAAGCGGATCATCTCCGTCCCGGTCGGCCCGGCGGTCATCGGCCGCGTCGTCGACCCGCTCGGCCAGCCGCTCGACGGCAAGGGGCCGATCGAGGCGGCGGCGTACTACCCGAACGAGCGGATCGCACCGGGCGTCGTCGACCGGCAGCCCGTCAAGGAGCCGATGCAGACGGGGCTCAAGGCGATCGACGCGATGATCCCGATCGGCCGCGGCCAGCGCGAGCTGATCATCGGCGACCGCCAGACGGGCAAGACCTCCGTCGCGCTCGACGCGATCATCAACCAGAAGGGCAAGGGCGTCGTCTGCATCTACGTCGCGATCGGGCAGAAGAGCTCGACCGTCGCGCAGGTCGTCCAGACGCTCGAGGCCAACGGCGCGATGGAGCACACGATCATCGTCGCCGCGAGCGCCTCCGACCCGGCCCCGCTCCAGTACATCGCCCCCTACGCCGGCTGCGCGATGGGCGAGTACTTCCAGTTCACCGGCAAGGACGGCAAGCCCGCCAGCAAGGACAACCCCGGCGGACACGTCCTCGTGATCTACGACGACCTCTCCAAGCAGGCGGCCTCGTACCGCGAGATTTCGCTCCTCCTGCGCCGCCCGCCGGGCCGCGAGGCGTATCCCGGCGACGTCTTCTACCTCCACAGCCGCCTGCTCGAGCGCGCCTCGAAGCTGAACGACGAGCTCGGCGGCGGGTCGCTGACGGCGCTCCCGATCATCGAGACGCAGGCGAACGACGTCTCGGCCTACATCCCGACGAACGTCATCTCGATCACCGACGGCCAGATCTTCCTCGAGTCGGACCTCTTCTACGCGGGCCAGCGGCCGGCCATCAACGTCGGCATCTCGGTCTCCCGCGTCGGCGGCTCGGCGCAGGTCCGCGCGATGCGGACGGTCTCCGGCACGCTCCGCCTCGACCTCGCCCAGTACCGCGAGCTCGCCGCCTTCGCGCAGTTCGGCTCCGACCTCGACAAGGCGACCCAGAGCCAGCTGAACCGCGGCAAGCGCCTCACCGAGATCCTCAAGCAGAACGTCTTCGTCCCGATGGACGTCGCGCTCCAGGTCGCCTCGGTCTTCGCCGGAACGAAGGGCTTCCTCGACGACCTGCGCGTCGAGGCGGTCCTCCCCTTCGAGAAGGTCCTCCACCGGTACCTCACCTCCGAGCGCACCGCCCTCCTCGACGAGGTCCGCGTCGCCAAGAAGATGACGAAGGAGCTCGAGGAAGGGCTGGCGGCCGCCGTCTCGGAGGCCAAGAAGCTCTTCCTCGCCGACAACCCGAGCGCGAAGGCCTGA
- a CDS encoding YkgJ family cysteine cluster protein: MKKAFRVASAAWDRAAERTVPGEIACRAGCFGCCVGLFDISLSEAVLVREGVARLTVGDREDVIGRARRIVEESATAFPGDPRTGLLDPDRSEDADDDYFAVVADRACPMLELPSGRCRIYEERPITCRTYGFAWSRDGAVFHPPCGLNLPGASGERQLETSVDIDVLDQAEDVAAELATGLGIEPGCETTIPHAVLGTAFGPAPG; encoded by the coding sequence TTGAAAAAGGCGTTTCGGGTCGCCAGCGCGGCCTGGGACCGGGCGGCGGAACGGACGGTCCCAGGCGAGATCGCCTGTCGCGCGGGCTGCTTCGGGTGTTGCGTCGGTCTCTTCGACATCTCCCTTTCTGAAGCGGTGCTCGTGCGAGAGGGCGTCGCCCGGCTCACCGTCGGAGACCGGGAGGACGTCATCGGCCGGGCTCGGCGCATCGTCGAGGAGTCCGCGACGGCCTTTCCCGGGGACCCGCGCACCGGTTTGCTCGACCCCGATCGCAGCGAGGACGCCGACGACGACTACTTCGCCGTCGTGGCCGATCGCGCCTGCCCGATGCTGGAGCTTCCTTCGGGACGCTGCCGCATCTACGAAGAGCGGCCGATCACCTGCCGCACCTACGGGTTCGCCTGGTCGCGGGACGGCGCCGTCTTTCACCCGCCGTGCGGCCTGAACCTCCCCGGAGCCTCCGGGGAGCGCCAGCTGGAGACGTCTGTCGACATCGACGTCCTCGACCAGGCCGAGGACGTCGCCGCTGAGCTCGCCACCGGGCTTGGGATCGAGCCGGGTTGCGAGACGACGATTCCGCACGCCGTCCTCGGGACCGCGTTCGGGCCGGCGCCCGGCTGA
- a CDS encoding polymer-forming cytoskeletal protein translates to MIGGRKGGGTLNGFLDRGARFEGTLTFEDTFRIDGVLKGKVVTKNELIIGDGAAIDAEIHVGRLSVSGNVRGVIYARERVEVHAGARLQAEIHTPSLLVEDGAVIQGPVETGPQVGRAPGTASDPAIPAISVSPAPKKS, encoded by the coding sequence GTGATCGGCGGGCGGAAGGGGGGCGGCACCCTCAACGGCTTTCTCGACAGGGGAGCCCGCTTCGAGGGGACCCTCACGTTCGAAGACACGTTCCGGATCGACGGCGTCCTGAAAGGGAAGGTCGTCACGAAGAACGAACTGATCATCGGGGACGGCGCCGCGATCGACGCCGAGATCCACGTCGGTCGCCTCTCGGTCTCCGGAAACGTCCGCGGCGTGATCTACGCCCGCGAGCGGGTCGAGGTCCACGCGGGGGCGCGCCTCCAGGCCGAGATTCACACGCCCTCGCTCCTCGTCGAGGACGGTGCCGTGATCCAGGGGCCGGTCGAGACCGGACCGCAGGTCGGCCGGGCGCCCGGTACCGCTTCGGACCCGGCCATCCCCGCGATCTCGGTCTCCCCCGCGCCGAAGAAAAGCTGA
- the atpG gene encoding ATP synthase F1 subunit gamma: MPNLIDIRRRIRSVKSTQQITKAMKMVAASKLRRSQERVIAARPYAATLGATLASVTGRIPPREDGAPAHPLLAQREEKKVVLVVVTGDKGLCGAFNTNVNRAAGAFVREKKKAGVEVSLVTLGRKGTDFWKRRTVPILEARPGLFQRFGYDTAAEVARSLAARFTQGEVDAVYVVFNEFKSVISQIVGVKRLLPIELGELGANEGGTDYIFEPGPDVILGRLLPRHVEFQLFRVLLESNAAENAARMTAMESATKNAGEMIDSLTLTYNRARQAKITKELIEIVSGAEALK, encoded by the coding sequence ATGCCGAACCTGATCGACATCCGGCGGCGGATCCGCAGCGTCAAGTCGACGCAGCAGATCACGAAGGCGATGAAGATGGTCGCCGCGTCGAAGCTCCGCCGGTCCCAGGAGCGGGTCATCGCCGCGCGCCCCTACGCCGCGACGCTCGGAGCGACCCTCGCCTCCGTGACGGGGCGCATCCCGCCCCGCGAGGACGGCGCCCCGGCCCATCCGCTCCTGGCCCAGCGCGAGGAGAAGAAGGTCGTCCTCGTCGTCGTCACGGGCGACAAGGGGCTCTGCGGCGCATTCAACACGAACGTGAACAGGGCGGCCGGAGCCTTCGTCCGCGAGAAGAAGAAGGCCGGTGTCGAGGTCTCTCTCGTGACGCTGGGCCGCAAGGGGACCGACTTCTGGAAGCGCAGGACGGTGCCCATCCTCGAAGCCCGACCCGGCCTCTTCCAGCGGTTCGGCTACGACACGGCCGCCGAGGTCGCCCGCTCCCTCGCCGCCCGCTTCACCCAGGGCGAGGTCGACGCGGTCTACGTCGTCTTCAACGAGTTCAAGAGCGTCATCTCGCAGATCGTCGGCGTGAAGCGCCTCCTCCCGATCGAGCTCGGCGAGCTCGGGGCGAACGAAGGCGGAACCGACTACATCTTCGAGCCGGGGCCGGACGTCATCCTCGGGCGGCTCCTCCCGCGGCACGTCGAGTTCCAGCTGTTCCGGGTCCTGCTCGAGTCGAACGCGGCCGAGAACGCCGCGCGGATGACGGCGATGGAGTCGGCGACGAAGAACGCGGGCGAGATGATCGACTCGCTCACCCTCACCTACAACCGGGCGCGCCAGGCGAAGATCACGAAGGAGCTCATCGAGATCGTCTCCGGGGCAGAAGCGCTGAAATGA
- a CDS encoding class I SAM-dependent methyltransferase: protein MSTETDRDPWYASWFGEEYLALYPDRDDLEAERQAQFVYGLLGPYAAKGRGGILDLACGTGRHAVVLSRHGTLVTGVDLSATLLARAKARRADPAPGFVRANMLRLPFVRRSFGAVVNFFTSFGYFDDAADDLRVVGEIGRVLAPGGAFLSDVFNASRVLSTLVSREEKTVAGERVSIRRRYDAATRRIEKEITMGTGPQARTFRERVRVYMRDELEALHGEAGLRVTAAFGDFDGSPFDARRSPRLILLAVSGAAR from the coding sequence TTGAGCACCGAGACGGACCGAGACCCCTGGTACGCGAGCTGGTTCGGAGAGGAATACCTCGCCCTCTACCCGGACCGCGACGACCTCGAGGCCGAGCGGCAGGCCCAGTTCGTATACGGCCTCCTCGGCCCCTACGCGGCGAAGGGGCGCGGCGGGATCCTCGACCTCGCCTGCGGTACGGGCCGGCACGCCGTGGTCCTCTCCCGGCACGGGACGCTGGTGACCGGCGTCGACCTCTCGGCGACGCTCCTGGCGAGAGCGAAGGCCCGCCGGGCCGATCCCGCCCCCGGATTCGTCCGCGCCAACATGCTGCGGCTCCCGTTCGTGCGCCGCTCCTTCGGGGCGGTCGTCAACTTCTTCACCTCGTTCGGCTACTTCGACGACGCGGCCGACGACCTCCGCGTCGTCGGCGAGATCGGCCGGGTCCTCGCGCCCGGCGGCGCGTTCCTCTCCGACGTCTTCAACGCCTCGCGCGTCCTCTCGACACTCGTCTCGCGCGAGGAGAAGACGGTCGCGGGGGAGCGCGTCTCCATCCGGCGCCGGTACGACGCGGCGACGCGGAGGATCGAGAAGGAGATCACGATGGGAACCGGCCCGCAGGCGCGCACGTTCCGCGAGAGGGTGCGCGTCTACATGCGCGACGAGCTCGAGGCGCTCCACGGGGAGGCGGGGCTGCGCGTCACGGCCGCCTTCGGCGACTTCGACGGCTCTCCCTTCGACGCGCGCCGGTCGCCCCGGCTCATCCTCCTCGCCGTGTCCGGAGCTGCGCGGTGA
- the atpD gene encoding F0F1 ATP synthase subunit beta, whose translation MAIEGKVVQVIGATVDVEFPGGHLPSILNAVHITDPDGLSTIPIDLMTEVAQHLGENRVRCISMKPADGLVRGMRALDLGQPITVPVGPETLGRILNVIGEPVDGLGPVNTKERWPIHRHAPAYDEQKTSVEMFETGIKVIDLLEPYTKGGKTGLFGGAGVGKTVLIQELINNVAKAAGGYSVFAGVGERTREGNDLWLEMTESGVIDPHDWKKSKCSLIYGQMTEPPGARLRVGLTGLTVAEWFRDTEGKDVLLFIDNIFRFTQAGSEVSALLGRMPSAVGYQPNLATEMGELQERITSTKKGSITSVQAIYVPADDLTDPAPATAFAHLDATTVLSRQIAELGIYPAVDPLASTSKILSPMTVGEEHYAVARQVQQILQKYKDLQDIIAILGIDELSEDDKLVVARARKIQRFLSQPFHVAEQFTGLPGKYVKIADTIRSFKEIVEGKHDEVPEQAFLLQGTIEDVLERYERMKKAGEA comes from the coding sequence ATGGCCATCGAAGGCAAAGTCGTCCAGGTCATCGGCGCCACCGTCGACGTGGAGTTCCCGGGCGGGCACCTGCCGTCCATCCTGAACGCCGTCCACATCACCGACCCGGACGGCCTCTCCACGATCCCGATCGACCTGATGACCGAGGTCGCCCAGCACCTCGGCGAGAACCGGGTCCGCTGCATCTCGATGAAGCCGGCGGACGGCCTCGTCCGCGGGATGAGGGCCCTCGACCTCGGGCAGCCGATCACGGTCCCGGTCGGACCCGAGACGCTCGGGCGGATCCTGAACGTCATCGGCGAGCCGGTCGACGGGCTCGGGCCCGTGAACACGAAGGAGCGCTGGCCGATCCACCGCCACGCGCCCGCCTACGACGAGCAGAAGACCTCCGTCGAGATGTTCGAGACGGGCATCAAGGTCATCGACCTCCTCGAGCCGTACACGAAGGGGGGCAAGACGGGCCTCTTCGGCGGCGCGGGCGTCGGCAAGACCGTCCTCATCCAGGAGCTGATCAACAACGTCGCCAAGGCGGCGGGCGGCTACTCCGTCTTCGCCGGCGTCGGCGAGCGGACCCGCGAGGGCAACGACCTCTGGCTCGAGATGACCGAGTCGGGCGTCATCGACCCGCACGACTGGAAGAAGTCCAAGTGCTCGCTCATCTACGGGCAGATGACCGAGCCGCCGGGGGCGCGCCTGCGCGTCGGCCTGACGGGCCTCACCGTCGCCGAGTGGTTTCGCGACACCGAGGGGAAGGACGTCCTCCTCTTCATCGACAACATCTTCCGCTTCACGCAGGCGGGCTCGGAGGTCTCGGCCCTCCTCGGGCGCATGCCCTCCGCCGTCGGCTACCAGCCGAACCTCGCGACCGAGATGGGCGAGCTGCAGGAGCGGATCACCTCGACGAAGAAGGGCTCGATCACGTCGGTCCAGGCGATCTACGTCCCGGCCGACGACCTGACCGACCCGGCCCCGGCCACCGCGTTCGCCCACCTCGACGCGACGACGGTCCTCTCGCGGCAGATCGCCGAGCTCGGCATCTACCCGGCCGTCGACCCGCTCGCCTCGACGTCGAAGATCCTCTCGCCGATGACCGTCGGCGAGGAGCACTACGCCGTGGCCCGGCAGGTCCAGCAGATCCTCCAGAAGTACAAGGACCTGCAGGACATCATCGCGATCCTCGGCATCGACGAGCTCTCGGAGGACGACAAGCTCGTCGTCGCGCGGGCCCGGAAGATCCAGCGGTTCCTCTCGCAGCCCTTCCACGTCGCCGAGCAGTTCACCGGCCTGCCCGGCAAGTACGTCAAGATCGCCGACACCATCCGCTCGTTCAAGGAGATCGTCGAGGGCAAGCACGACGAGGTGCCCGAGCAGGCGTTCCTCCTGCAGGGGACGATCGAGGACGTCCTCGAGCGCTACGAGAGGATGAAGAAGGCGGGCGAGGCCTGA
- the atpH gene encoding ATP synthase F1 subunit delta: MKAAGSAFARPYVDALFAVAGSPDAVEALLPSLDTVARALQGSEELRDFLANPGYGRTQKRGLVAALAETAKAPEVAGRLLRALLDRGRILKLANVLEAIREQLDVERGVVQATVRSVAPLGEDAEKGIREALEARTGTRVRLRTELDPSLLSGFVVRLGSEVFDASLSHRLTRARKALEGASGAA; the protein is encoded by the coding sequence ATGAAGGCCGCCGGTTCCGCCTTCGCGAGGCCCTACGTCGACGCCCTCTTCGCGGTCGCCGGGTCGCCCGACGCCGTCGAAGCGCTCCTCCCGTCCCTCGACACGGTCGCCCGGGCGCTCCAGGGCTCCGAGGAGCTCCGCGACTTCCTCGCGAATCCCGGGTACGGCCGGACCCAGAAGCGGGGCCTCGTCGCGGCCCTCGCGGAAACCGCAAAGGCGCCCGAGGTCGCGGGGCGCCTTCTGCGAGCGCTCCTGGATCGTGGGCGCATCCTGAAGCTCGCGAACGTCCTCGAGGCGATCCGCGAGCAGCTCGACGTGGAGCGGGGCGTCGTCCAGGCGACGGTCCGGTCCGTCGCACCGCTCGGCGAGGATGCCGAGAAGGGGATCCGCGAGGCCCTCGAGGCGCGCACAGGGACGCGCGTGAGGCTCCGCACCGAACTCGACCCCTCGCTCCTGTCGGGCTTCGTCGTCCGTCTCGGGAGCGAGGTCTTCGACGCCTCCCTTTCGCACCGGCTCACGCGGGCGCGAAAGGCCCTGGAGGGCGCCTCCGGGGCCGCGTGA
- the atpC gene encoding ATP synthase F1 subunit epsilon, whose product MAEPGHLTLTVVTPERSVVERVACDSVSLPGELGELGILPGHTPLVALLGVGRVTWTDGGKKTAVAVRGGFVEVAGDAVRVLADLAAEKDGIDATAAREAQSEGEVRRLGVVGQEELDAVNADVAFAEAKIAVVQGG is encoded by the coding sequence GTGGCGGAGCCCGGCCACCTCACGCTGACGGTCGTCACGCCGGAGCGCTCCGTCGTGGAGCGTGTCGCGTGCGACTCCGTGTCGCTGCCGGGCGAGCTCGGCGAGCTCGGGATCCTCCCGGGTCACACGCCGCTCGTCGCGCTTCTCGGCGTGGGGCGCGTCACCTGGACCGACGGCGGGAAGAAGACGGCCGTCGCCGTCCGCGGCGGGTTCGTCGAGGTGGCGGGGGACGCCGTCCGCGTCCTTGCGGATCTCGCCGCCGAGAAGGACGGCATCGACGCCACCGCGGCGCGCGAGGCGCAGAGCGAAGGGGAGGTCCGGCGGCTCGGCGTGGTCGGGCAGGAAGAGCTCGACGCCGTCAACGCCGACGTCGCCTTCGCCGAGGCGAAGATCGCCGTCGTGCAGGGAGGCTGA
- a CDS encoding ParB/RepB/Spo0J family partition protein translates to MTKRPALGKGLSALIPAARPGTPESRPGVSVQMVDLDHLEANRQQPRRRFDDDGLEELARSIKETGILQPILVTRDADRFRILAGERRVRAARLAGLTRVPVLVKEGLEDRDHLLVALIENIQRRDLTAMEEAESYWHLKDKFGMTQDEIAERVGKDRTTVSNAMRLLKLPAEVRAQVEDGLLSAGHARTLLSLPSAADQETLAREFIRRGLSVRAAEARVQEVLEGAPKKKASGPDNDPDTRDAEQRLQRSLGTKVEIRRRKKGGEVRLSFYSEEQLIGLFERLVGGGG, encoded by the coding sequence GTGACGAAGAGACCCGCCCTCGGAAAAGGACTCTCCGCCCTCATCCCGGCGGCGAGACCCGGCACCCCCGAATCCCGGCCAGGTGTCTCGGTCCAGATGGTCGACCTCGATCACCTCGAGGCGAATCGCCAGCAGCCGCGCCGGAGGTTCGACGACGACGGTCTCGAGGAGCTGGCCCGCTCGATCAAGGAGACCGGGATCCTCCAGCCGATCCTCGTCACCCGCGATGCCGACCGCTTCCGGATCCTGGCAGGAGAGCGCCGGGTCCGGGCCGCCCGCCTCGCGGGCCTCACCCGCGTCCCGGTCCTCGTCAAGGAGGGGCTCGAGGATCGAGACCATCTCCTCGTCGCGCTCATCGAGAACATCCAGCGCCGCGACCTGACCGCGATGGAAGAGGCGGAGTCGTACTGGCACCTGAAGGACAAGTTCGGGATGACCCAGGACGAGATCGCCGAGCGGGTGGGGAAGGACCGGACCACGGTCTCGAACGCCATGCGGCTTCTCAAGCTCCCGGCGGAGGTCCGCGCCCAGGTCGAGGACGGGCTCCTGTCGGCCGGTCATGCCCGCACTCTCCTCTCGCTCCCGTCGGCCGCCGACCAGGAAACCCTCGCGAGGGAGTTCATTCGCAGGGGTCTTTCGGTCCGGGCGGCCGAAGCGCGGGTCCAGGAGGTCCTCGAGGGTGCGCCGAAGAAGAAGGCGAGCGGTCCCGACAACGACCCCGACACCCGGGATGCCGAGCAGAGGCTCCAGCGGTCCCTCGGGACCAAGGTCGAAATCCGGCGCCGGAAGAAGGGGGGCGAGGTCCGCCTCTCCTTCTACTCCGAGGAGCAGCTCATCGGCCTCTTCGAGCGACTCGTCGGAGGGGGCGGGTGA